One region of Stigmatella erecta genomic DNA includes:
- a CDS encoding GH25 family lysozyme, with product MNRRTPSKRFWRGFTSLCVTWILSLGGLTGCGELGPEGLEVQEASATAQDMTALAAPSNVQTFYAEGRWTSRFGVTGPYYGPAGHRGHDIAAAAGTGIPALRSGTVRRVQYSSIVGHTIAIESAPGDFSGYDHVIRTRVSVGDYVQQGDIIAYVAGAGDDHGSAWSGPHLHMTRGSTDRCVFGESVSDPAPLIRNVLGTGSGGGTGPGGGSGGIQVSVEEGKILQRVAQRGGYTGPVDGALGVNSWKGVQTVIKAEGYYTGPVDGVPGELTWKGVQRLAQRGGYTGPVDGFPGPNTYAGLTNWLAQSPGTPPPSGIQGVYGIDVGTTQRDLDFNAVRSAGYQFAIVKAGGSNVSPIYVAPYYAQQVARARAAGLIVGHYWMAGSTTPANDAQYFVDHLYDYRAGDLLVLDNEAIDDGIFWNDAMTAAFMQAVKNRLGKAPFLYTYSSLLTANTWTQTKAVGSKLWIAHYTGTPGNPNIGSAFPAWDIHQYTSSGNQNGIPLDLNVAKLSAFAGLAQPPLGVTAPPATAIPGGGSGGGGGSAPAITVEQGRILQTLARRGGYTGPIDGVPGTQTWLGVQKVLRELGYYEGPADGVPGLNTYKGLQLLAQDGGYAGPIDGVPGPNTYAGIQAYLDGTSGGVPPVSNAQGVTLQRIAKAGGYTGALDGAPGANTWKGFQQVLTGYGYSGPVDGAMGSNSWMALQRFAAKGGYTGPIDGAMGTNGWKGVQTVLKGFGYTGPVDGVMGTNSYAALQRVARLGGYMGPIDGAMGVNSWKGLQTFLSGAGYTGPVDGVPGTNTYKALQALAARGGYAGPLDGLPGSNTYAGLANLLD from the coding sequence ATGAACCGTCGCACCCCTTCGAAGCGTTTCTGGCGAGGGTTCACCTCGCTCTGCGTGACATGGATCCTGAGCCTGGGAGGCCTGACCGGCTGTGGGGAGCTGGGCCCGGAGGGCCTCGAGGTCCAGGAGGCCTCGGCCACCGCGCAGGACATGACGGCCCTCGCCGCACCGTCGAATGTGCAGACGTTCTACGCGGAAGGCCGGTGGACCTCCCGCTTTGGCGTCACGGGGCCCTACTATGGCCCTGCGGGCCACCGGGGGCATGACATCGCCGCCGCGGCCGGCACGGGGATTCCCGCGCTGCGCTCCGGCACCGTGCGCCGCGTCCAGTACTCCTCCATCGTCGGGCACACCATCGCCATCGAGTCCGCGCCCGGGGACTTCTCCGGGTATGACCACGTCATCCGCACCCGCGTCTCCGTGGGCGACTATGTCCAGCAGGGGGACATCATCGCCTATGTGGCGGGCGCTGGGGATGACCATGGCTCGGCGTGGTCCGGGCCGCACCTGCACATGACCCGGGGCTCCACGGATCGCTGCGTGTTCGGCGAGAGCGTGAGCGATCCCGCGCCCCTCATCCGCAACGTGCTCGGCACGGGCTCCGGCGGGGGCACGGGCCCCGGGGGCGGCTCCGGGGGCATCCAGGTCAGCGTCGAGGAGGGCAAGATTCTTCAGCGCGTGGCCCAGCGCGGCGGGTACACGGGCCCGGTGGACGGCGCGCTCGGCGTCAACTCGTGGAAGGGCGTGCAGACCGTCATCAAGGCCGAGGGCTATTACACGGGCCCGGTCGATGGCGTCCCGGGGGAACTGACGTGGAAGGGCGTCCAGCGGCTCGCCCAGCGCGGCGGGTACACGGGCCCCGTGGATGGGTTCCCCGGACCGAACACCTACGCGGGGCTCACCAATTGGCTCGCGCAGTCTCCAGGCACCCCGCCCCCGTCGGGCATTCAGGGCGTCTACGGCATCGATGTGGGCACCACCCAGCGGGATCTCGACTTCAACGCCGTTCGCAGCGCCGGGTACCAGTTCGCCATCGTCAAGGCGGGCGGCTCCAACGTCTCGCCCATCTACGTCGCGCCGTACTACGCCCAGCAGGTAGCCCGGGCCCGCGCGGCGGGGCTGATTGTCGGCCACTACTGGATGGCGGGCTCGACCACCCCCGCCAATGACGCGCAGTACTTCGTGGATCATCTGTATGACTACCGCGCCGGGGATCTCCTGGTGCTCGACAACGAGGCCATCGACGACGGCATCTTCTGGAATGACGCCATGACCGCCGCCTTCATGCAGGCGGTGAAGAACCGGCTGGGCAAGGCCCCGTTCCTGTACACCTACTCGAGCCTGCTCACGGCCAACACCTGGACTCAGACGAAGGCCGTGGGCTCCAAGCTGTGGATCGCCCACTACACGGGCACGCCGGGCAACCCGAACATCGGCTCGGCCTTCCCCGCGTGGGACATTCACCAGTACACCTCCTCCGGCAACCAGAACGGCATCCCGCTCGACCTGAACGTCGCCAAGCTGTCCGCGTTCGCGGGCCTCGCCCAGCCTCCGCTCGGCGTGACGGCGCCCCCGGCCACCGCCATCCCCGGCGGGGGCTCGGGCGGCGGCGGTGGAAGCGCTCCGGCCATCACCGTGGAGCAGGGCCGCATCCTGCAGACGCTGGCGCGCCGGGGCGGCTACACCGGGCCCATCGATGGCGTGCCGGGCACCCAAACCTGGCTCGGCGTGCAGAAGGTCCTCCGCGAGCTGGGCTACTACGAGGGCCCCGCCGACGGCGTTCCGGGCCTCAACACCTACAAGGGCTTGCAGCTGCTCGCCCAGGACGGCGGCTACGCGGGGCCCATCGACGGCGTCCCCGGGCCGAACACGTACGCCGGCATCCAGGCGTATCTGGATGGCACCTCCGGCGGGGTGCCGCCCGTCAGCAACGCGCAGGGCGTGACGCTGCAACGGATTGCCAAGGCGGGCGGGTACACCGGCGCCTTGGATGGTGCCCCGGGCGCGAACACGTGGAAGGGGTTCCAGCAGGTCCTCACCGGCTATGGCTACTCGGGGCCGGTGGATGGCGCGATGGGCTCCAACTCGTGGATGGCGCTCCAGCGCTTCGCCGCCAAGGGCGGCTACACGGGCCCCATCGACGGCGCCATGGGCACCAACGGCTGGAAGGGCGTGCAGACCGTGCTGAAGGGCTTTGGCTACACGGGCCCCGTGGATGGCGTGATGGGAACGAACTCGTACGCCGCGCTCCAGCGCGTGGCGCGCCTGGGCGGGTACATGGGCCCCATCGATGGCGCCATGGGGGTGAACTCGTGGAAGGGCTTGCAGACCTTCCTGAGCGGCGCCGGGTACACGGGCCCCGTGGATGGCGTGCCGGGAACGAACACCTACAAGGCGCTCCAGGCCCTGGCGGCCCGGGGCGGCTACGCGGGCCCGCTCGATGGCCTCCCCGGGAGCAACACGTACGCGGGGTTGGCGAACCTCCTGGACTGA
- a CDS encoding S1 family peptidase: MTRKTLLPSLATSVLTGWTALQGLAATAEPLPPEPAQGVTAGQGLTEASTLRRLALEARAQALEPALRDALGEDFAGAWLDAQGTQLLVGVTSEAGEALVRRAGAEPRRVARSQAQLERVMEALNTHAREAPPSIHAWYVDVPTNSVVVLAQDAHLPRAQAFLARSQGAADGALRIVPSSEAPRPVYDVRGGDPFFAGSARCTVGFSVQGGFVTAGHCAPAGATVTGYNGVVMGVVQASVFPSRDYAWVKTNASWTPQPWVRNGSGGNTVVAGSTAAAVGASVCRHGNTTGWMCGTIQARNVTVNYAEGAVTGLTRTNVCSEPGDSGGPWLSGSQAQGMTSGGSGNCTSGGTTYFQPVNAVLAAYGLTLKTGSTP; encoded by the coding sequence ATGACACGCAAGACTCTCCTGCCGTCTCTCGCCACCTCCGTGCTGACCGGTTGGACCGCCCTCCAGGGCCTGGCCGCCACCGCCGAGCCGCTGCCGCCCGAGCCCGCGCAGGGCGTGACGGCGGGGCAAGGCTTGACCGAGGCGTCCACCCTGCGCCGCCTGGCACTGGAGGCGCGGGCCCAGGCGCTCGAGCCAGCGCTGCGGGACGCGCTGGGCGAGGACTTCGCGGGAGCCTGGCTCGATGCGCAAGGCACCCAGCTCCTCGTCGGCGTCACCTCCGAGGCCGGGGAAGCCCTCGTCCGCCGCGCGGGCGCCGAGCCCCGGCGCGTGGCCCGGAGCCAGGCACAGCTGGAGCGGGTGATGGAGGCGCTGAACACCCACGCGCGGGAAGCGCCCCCGTCCATCCATGCCTGGTACGTGGACGTGCCCACCAACAGCGTGGTGGTGCTGGCCCAGGACGCCCACCTGCCGCGCGCCCAGGCCTTCCTCGCCCGGAGCCAGGGGGCCGCGGACGGGGCCCTCCGGATCGTCCCCTCCTCCGAGGCGCCCCGCCCCGTGTACGACGTGCGCGGAGGGGATCCGTTCTTCGCCGGCAGCGCCCGGTGCACGGTGGGCTTCTCCGTCCAGGGAGGCTTCGTCACCGCGGGCCACTGCGCCCCCGCGGGGGCCACCGTCACCGGCTACAACGGCGTCGTCATGGGCGTCGTCCAGGCCTCGGTCTTTCCCAGCCGCGACTACGCCTGGGTGAAAACCAACGCTTCCTGGACGCCGCAGCCGTGGGTGCGCAACGGCAGTGGCGGCAACACGGTGGTCGCCGGCTCCACGGCCGCGGCGGTGGGCGCCTCGGTCTGCCGACATGGAAACACCACGGGTTGGATGTGTGGAACGATCCAGGCGCGCAACGTGACGGTGAACTACGCCGAGGGGGCGGTCACCGGCCTCACCCGGACGAACGTGTGCAGCGAGCCGGGTGACTCCGGCGGGCCCTGGCTCTCTGGCAGCCAGGCCCAGGGCATGACATCGGGAGGCTCGGGCAACTGCACGAGCGGGGGCACCACCTACTTCCAGCCGGTCAACGCCGTCCTGGCCGCCTACGGCCTCACGCTCAAGACGGGCAGCACCCCGTAA
- a CDS encoding LysR family transcriptional regulator translates to MSRIHVPASSAPVDLSRVNLNLLVALDALLTEASVTKAAARLGLTQSALSHALRQLREVFGDALLIRGRGGMVLTPRAQQLAVPIRRGLLELQRALHDEPLFEPSTAVHRFTLATSDYFASIILPPLLALLRTEAPKVDLDVRPVDERRTPELLESGAVDLVIQAFPTPAPALRQQKLFEEGFSCVVRKDHPEVNRRLELAQYLRLPHVLISPRGEGEGIVDQVLAKQGLSRRIALRLPFFLTAPLVITRSDLVLTAPRRMVEGFAQAWRLQVLEPPLPLPTFNTVQLWHERYEDDPAHRWLREALMRATAPLR, encoded by the coding sequence ATGAGCCGCATTCATGTTCCCGCCTCCTCTGCCCCCGTGGACCTGTCCCGCGTCAACCTGAACCTCCTGGTGGCCCTGGATGCGCTGCTGACCGAGGCGAGCGTGACGAAGGCGGCGGCCCGGCTGGGGCTCACCCAGTCGGCGCTGAGCCATGCGCTGCGGCAGCTCCGGGAGGTGTTCGGCGATGCGCTGCTCATCCGGGGCCGGGGCGGCATGGTGCTCACCCCGCGCGCGCAGCAGCTCGCCGTGCCCATCCGCCGGGGGTTGCTGGAGCTGCAGCGGGCCCTGCACGACGAGCCCCTCTTCGAGCCCTCCACCGCCGTGCACCGCTTCACCCTGGCCACCAGCGACTACTTCGCCTCCATCATCCTGCCGCCGCTGCTGGCGCTGCTGCGCACGGAGGCGCCGAAGGTGGACCTGGACGTGCGCCCCGTCGACGAGCGCCGGACGCCCGAGCTGCTGGAGAGCGGCGCGGTGGACCTCGTCATCCAGGCCTTCCCCACGCCCGCGCCCGCGCTGCGCCAGCAGAAGCTGTTCGAGGAGGGGTTCTCCTGCGTCGTCCGCAAGGACCACCCGGAGGTGAACCGCCGGCTGGAGCTGGCGCAATACCTGCGCCTGCCGCACGTGCTCATCAGCCCCCGGGGCGAGGGCGAGGGCATCGTGGACCAGGTCCTGGCGAAGCAGGGGCTCTCGCGGCGCATCGCCCTGCGGCTGCCCTTCTTCCTCACGGCGCCGCTGGTCATCACCCGCTCGGACCTGGTGCTGACGGCCCCCCGCCGCATGGTGGAGGGCTTCGCCCAGGCCTGGCGTCTCCAGGTGCTCGAGCCGCCCCTGCCCCTGCCCACCTTCAACACCGTGCAACTCTGGCACGAGCGCTACGAGGACGACCCGGCGCACCGCTGGCTGCGCGAGGCCCTCATGCGGGCCACCGCCCCGCTGCGGTGA
- a CDS encoding NmrA family NAD(P)-binding protein has protein sequence MSIVINTPNGSIGRGLAEKLLAAGKALTVISRSPDKVAELAKRGARVIEGSIDEPAVLERALAGAEALFWLTPPATRPDYHAWAVQAARAAAQAVKAHGVKRVVVLSSVGAQTGRGTGPVGVMKEVEAAFLAASPHVTVLRPGFFMENLLRSVDSIAQAGAIFQPFPADRRVPMVATSDIAEKAAEVFLDPAWTGHRYLGVHGPKDLSHREVAEILSRELGKPVSYTEVTLEQARQAMLGAGMPAFLVELLLEMYAAIPEGRMDAAEPRTAETTTPTTLAHFAQSVIRPQLAASAR, from the coding sequence ATGAGCATCGTCATCAACACCCCCAATGGTTCCATCGGCCGCGGCCTCGCGGAGAAGCTGCTGGCGGCCGGCAAGGCCCTCACCGTCATCAGCCGCAGCCCGGACAAGGTGGCGGAGCTGGCGAAGCGGGGTGCGCGCGTCATCGAGGGCTCCATCGACGAGCCGGCGGTGCTGGAGCGCGCCCTGGCCGGCGCCGAGGCGCTGTTCTGGCTCACGCCCCCCGCCACGCGGCCGGACTACCACGCCTGGGCGGTTCAGGCCGCGCGGGCCGCGGCCCAGGCCGTGAAGGCCCACGGCGTGAAGCGCGTCGTCGTCCTGTCCAGCGTGGGCGCCCAGACGGGCCGCGGCACTGGCCCCGTGGGGGTGATGAAGGAAGTGGAGGCGGCGTTCCTGGCGGCCAGCCCCCACGTCACCGTGCTGCGCCCGGGCTTCTTCATGGAGAACCTGCTGCGCAGCGTGGACTCCATTGCCCAGGCGGGCGCCATCTTCCAGCCGTTCCCCGCAGACCGGCGCGTGCCCATGGTGGCCACCAGCGACATCGCCGAGAAGGCGGCCGAGGTGTTCCTGGACCCGGCGTGGACGGGCCACCGCTACCTGGGTGTGCACGGCCCCAAGGATTTGTCGCACCGCGAGGTGGCGGAGATCCTCTCGCGGGAGCTGGGCAAGCCGGTGAGCTACACCGAAGTCACCTTGGAGCAGGCCCGGCAAGCGATGCTCGGGGCGGGCATGCCGGCCTTCCTCGTGGAGCTGCTCCTGGAGATGTACGCGGCCATCCCCGAGGGGCGGATGGACGCGGCCGAGCCCCGCACGGCGGAGACCACCACCCCGACGACGCTGGCGCACTTCGCCCAGAGCGTGATTCGCCCCCAGCTCGCGGCCTCCGCCCGCTAG
- the dusA gene encoding tRNA dihydrouridine(20/20a) synthase DusA, with protein sequence MLSYPMPLCVAPMMDWTDRHCRFFHRQLSRRTLLYTEMLTTGAVIHGDRDRLLGFEPAEHPVALQLGGSEPAALAEAARIGEAWGYDEINLNVGCPSDRVQSGRFGACLMAEPELVARLVGAMREAVRIPVTVKSRIAIDDMEEWPTLERFVRLVSAQGCSRFIVHARKAWLQGLSPKENRDIPPLRYELVYRLKQEFPALDISINGGIKTMEAAAEHLRHVDGVMMGRAAYENPYLLAEADQRLFGGTEAPKDRHEVVEGMLPYMEARRSQGAPLNAITRHMLGLFQGLPGARAWRRHLSENIHKPGAGPEVVQAALALVPRVSPAGVAA encoded by the coding sequence ATGCTGTCCTATCCCATGCCGCTGTGTGTGGCGCCGATGATGGACTGGACGGACCGGCACTGCCGGTTCTTCCACCGCCAGCTCAGCCGGCGCACCCTGCTCTACACGGAGATGCTCACCACGGGCGCCGTTATCCACGGGGACCGGGACCGGCTCCTGGGGTTCGAGCCCGCCGAGCACCCCGTGGCCCTCCAGCTCGGGGGCTCCGAGCCCGCCGCCCTGGCCGAGGCCGCGCGCATCGGCGAGGCGTGGGGCTATGACGAAATCAACCTCAACGTCGGCTGCCCGAGCGACCGGGTGCAGTCGGGCCGCTTCGGCGCGTGCCTCATGGCCGAGCCCGAGCTGGTGGCGCGGCTGGTGGGCGCCATGCGCGAGGCAGTGCGCATCCCCGTGACGGTCAAGTCGCGCATCGCCATCGATGACATGGAGGAGTGGCCCACGCTGGAGCGCTTCGTGCGGCTCGTCTCCGCGCAGGGCTGCTCGCGCTTCATCGTGCACGCGCGCAAGGCGTGGCTCCAGGGCCTGAGCCCCAAGGAGAACCGGGACATTCCGCCGCTGCGCTACGAGCTGGTGTACCGGCTCAAGCAGGAGTTCCCCGCGCTCGACATCAGCATCAACGGCGGCATCAAGACGATGGAGGCCGCCGCCGAGCACCTGCGGCACGTGGATGGCGTGATGATGGGCCGGGCCGCGTACGAGAACCCGTACCTCCTGGCCGAGGCCGACCAGCGCCTCTTCGGCGGCACGGAGGCGCCGAAGGACCGGCACGAGGTGGTGGAGGGGATGCTGCCCTACATGGAGGCCCGCCGGAGCCAGGGCGCGCCGCTCAACGCCATCACCCGGCACATGCTCGGGCTCTTCCAGGGGCTGCCGGGGGCCCGGGCCTGGCGCCGGCACCTGAGCGAGAACATCCACAAGCCGGGCGCCGGGCCGGAGGTGGTTCAGGCCGCGCTCGCCCTGGTGCCCCGCGTCTCCCCCGCCGGGGTAGCGGCCTGA
- a CDS encoding aminomethyltransferase family protein encodes MEPLSLHFLHEQAGAHFSNLGGREAVADYGDSEAEYRAAREAVALHDASYRETLRITGEDRASFLHGMVTQEVKGLAVGAVAYAALITAKGAMVADARLLKREADLLMDLEPGTGAKVREFLDKYLISEDAELHEATGELALLRLLGPRTPEVLAAALGAPFAPLGAAQSRTVTLAGAPVGVLSPPPFEPHGVDLWVPREALERVWGALVAAGGPHGLKPLGFGALELLRVEAGVPRYGQDMVDTTIPLEANLTSAISYNKGCYIGQEVIARATFRGHMNRKLTGLLLGEAEAVPGTELRKGEKKVGWLTSVVRSPAQGQRVALGYVHRDHLDPGTELTLAEGPTVKVAPLPFRP; translated from the coding sequence ATGGAACCGCTGTCTCTGCATTTTCTTCACGAGCAAGCAGGCGCCCACTTCTCGAATCTTGGCGGCCGGGAAGCGGTGGCCGATTATGGAGACTCGGAGGCCGAGTATCGAGCGGCACGCGAGGCCGTGGCCCTCCACGACGCCTCCTACCGCGAGACGCTCCGGATAACGGGGGAAGACCGCGCGAGCTTCCTGCACGGCATGGTGACCCAGGAGGTGAAGGGGCTGGCCGTGGGCGCCGTCGCCTATGCGGCCCTCATCACCGCCAAAGGCGCCATGGTGGCCGATGCCCGCCTGCTCAAGCGGGAGGCCGACCTGCTGATGGACCTGGAGCCCGGCACGGGCGCCAAGGTCCGGGAGTTCCTGGACAAATACCTCATCTCCGAGGACGCCGAGCTGCACGAGGCCACCGGGGAGCTGGCGCTCCTGCGGCTGCTCGGCCCCCGGACGCCCGAGGTGCTGGCCGCGGCCCTGGGGGCCCCCTTCGCGCCGCTCGGGGCCGCGCAGAGCCGGACGGTGACGCTGGCCGGGGCGCCGGTGGGGGTGCTCAGCCCCCCGCCCTTCGAGCCGCACGGGGTGGACCTGTGGGTGCCCCGCGAGGCGCTGGAGCGCGTCTGGGGCGCGCTCGTGGCCGCGGGCGGGCCGCACGGGCTGAAGCCCCTGGGCTTCGGGGCGCTGGAGCTGCTGCGGGTGGAGGCGGGGGTGCCGCGCTACGGGCAGGACATGGTGGACACCACCATTCCCCTGGAGGCGAACCTCACGAGCGCCATCTCGTACAACAAGGGCTGCTACATCGGGCAGGAGGTGATTGCCCGCGCCACCTTCCGCGGCCACATGAACCGCAAGCTCACCGGCCTGCTGCTCGGCGAGGCCGAGGCCGTGCCCGGCACCGAGCTGCGCAAGGGCGAGAAGAAGGTGGGCTGGCTCACCAGCGTGGTGCGCTCTCCGGCCCAGGGCCAGCGCGTCGCGCTGGGCTACGTTCACCGGGACCACCTGGACCCGGGCACGGAGCTGACGCTCGCCGAGGGCCCCACCGTGAAGGTGGCCCCCCTGCCCTTCCGCCCGTAG
- a CDS encoding cupin domain-containing protein produces the protein MDVKHLSAFQAFSAEKLQKHNVFQSGRFFLDVYCVAPGQAQKPHQHALSDKVYLVLEGRCRFRLGAEEETHGAGATVFAPAGVEHGVANDGPDNARLLVLMTPPPEHA, from the coding sequence ATGGATGTGAAGCACCTGTCCGCCTTCCAAGCCTTCTCCGCGGAGAAGCTCCAGAAACACAATGTCTTCCAGTCCGGGCGCTTCTTCCTGGACGTGTACTGCGTCGCGCCCGGCCAGGCCCAGAAGCCCCACCAGCACGCCCTGTCCGACAAGGTGTACCTCGTCCTCGAAGGCCGCTGCCGCTTCCGGCTCGGCGCCGAGGAGGAGACCCATGGCGCGGGTGCCACCGTGTTCGCCCCCGCGGGCGTGGAGCACGGCGTGGCCAACGACGGGCCGGACAACGCCCGTCTCCTCGTTCTGATGACCCCCCCTCCGGAGCATGCATGA
- a CDS encoding thioredoxin domain-containing protein: MSQKASPPSPVPARGAQVLLGLGLAESALSLFQWSQLLTLRGGGATVCGVSEHVNCETVWNSPFASQVHALTGIPVAGLGLLWGIVATALAGLYLAWRSGGHSVRPAVNGLRLTALAGVAATALFAGVSAGTGVLCPTCLGTYALVIAFAAVAWRGLPGPVVPQGGEWGRTLTWTVGFTVAGFLALLIPGKATPKASSGETALPQVSAEPGSVEQYLKGLSGREQQMVSDALAQYRRDTPQPALAPARRLFGPANAPVKVVEWTDSKCPHCKILVESVADLKRRVPEGKFSLEARQYPLDGACNPAIPPQYSDGSGTRCLAAKAQICLEGASDYWSLREKLFANQAALSGPKVMEIASSGTVPRSQLEACVNSPETAARLREDVSYAKQHDIHGTPLMVVNGREVPPSVPFLYALVMAGGDTSAPAWNVLPPPNPPQAHAH; this comes from the coding sequence ATGAGCCAGAAGGCCTCCCCGCCCTCTCCCGTCCCCGCCCGTGGCGCCCAGGTGCTGCTGGGCCTGGGCCTCGCCGAGAGCGCGCTCTCCCTCTTCCAGTGGTCCCAGCTGCTCACGCTGCGTGGGGGCGGCGCCACCGTGTGTGGCGTCTCCGAGCACGTCAACTGTGAGACCGTGTGGAACTCGCCCTTCGCCAGCCAGGTGCACGCGCTGACCGGCATTCCGGTGGCGGGGCTCGGCCTGCTGTGGGGCATCGTCGCCACGGCGCTCGCGGGCCTGTACCTGGCCTGGCGCAGCGGGGGCCACAGCGTGCGCCCCGCCGTCAACGGCCTGCGGCTGACGGCGCTCGCGGGCGTGGCGGCCACGGCGCTCTTCGCCGGCGTGAGCGCGGGCACGGGCGTGCTGTGCCCCACGTGCCTGGGCACCTACGCGCTGGTGATCGCCTTCGCGGCGGTGGCCTGGCGCGGCCTGCCGGGCCCCGTGGTGCCGCAAGGCGGCGAGTGGGGCCGCACCCTGACGTGGACGGTGGGCTTCACCGTGGCGGGCTTCCTCGCGCTGCTCATCCCGGGCAAGGCCACCCCGAAGGCCTCCTCGGGCGAGACGGCGCTGCCCCAGGTGAGCGCCGAGCCGGGCTCGGTGGAGCAGTACCTCAAGGGGCTGTCCGGGCGGGAGCAGCAGATGGTGTCCGATGCCCTGGCGCAGTACCGCCGGGACACGCCGCAGCCGGCCCTGGCCCCCGCGCGCCGGCTGTTCGGCCCCGCGAATGCGCCGGTGAAGGTGGTGGAGTGGACCGACAGCAAGTGCCCGCACTGCAAAATCCTGGTGGAGTCCGTGGCGGACCTGAAGCGGCGCGTGCCCGAGGGGAAGTTCTCCCTGGAGGCGCGGCAGTACCCGCTGGACGGGGCGTGCAACCCGGCCATTCCGCCGCAGTACAGCGATGGCTCGGGCACGCGGTGCCTCGCCGCCAAGGCGCAGATCTGCCTGGAGGGGGCCTCGGACTACTGGTCGCTGCGCGAGAAGCTCTTCGCCAACCAGGCGGCGCTCAGCGGCCCGAAGGTGATGGAGATCGCCTCCTCCGGCACGGTGCCGCGCTCGCAGCTCGAGGCGTGCGTGAACAGCCCCGAGACGGCGGCCCGGCTCCGCGAGGACGTCTCCTACGCGAAGCAGCACGACATCCACGGCACGCCGCTCATGGTCGTCAACGGCCGCGAGGTGCCGCCCAGCGTGCCCTTCCTCTACGCGCTGGTGATGGCCGGCGGTGATACGAGCGCGCCCGCGTGGAACGTGCTGCCGCCCCCGAACCCGCCGCAGGCCCACGCCCACTGA
- a CDS encoding translation initiation factor, translated as MGKKDRKPEPAPPAAPFHNPFAALAGQREALPVGPAPQASAPKPEARKGPAKAVVRMERKGRGGKEVTVVEQLGLPPAEREAWLKALKGSLGCGGAVEEDVLVLQGDHRERLPALLEARGVRRVVVG; from the coding sequence ATGGGAAAGAAAGACCGCAAGCCCGAGCCCGCCCCCCCCGCCGCGCCGTTCCACAACCCGTTCGCGGCGCTGGCGGGCCAGCGCGAGGCGCTGCCGGTGGGCCCGGCGCCCCAGGCCTCCGCGCCGAAGCCCGAGGCCCGCAAGGGGCCCGCCAAGGCCGTGGTGCGCATGGAGCGCAAGGGGCGCGGCGGCAAGGAAGTGACGGTGGTGGAGCAGCTGGGCCTGCCCCCCGCGGAGCGCGAGGCGTGGCTCAAGGCGCTCAAGGGCTCGCTGGGCTGCGGGGGCGCGGTGGAGGAGGACGTCCTCGTGCTGCAAGGCGACCACCGGGAGCGGCTGCCCGCGCTGCTGGAGGCGCGGGGCGTGCGCCGCGTCGTGGTGGGCTGA
- a CDS encoding dimethylarginine dimethylaminohydrolase family protein, whose product MKVGAVNWRRARAQHRLFRRALRAAGAHLLELPFVHGAYDCVFAKDNAVLLEKRGQRRALLASPVFRQRQQEQQARARVLDRLGFDIFSPPPVAFEGGDLAILPGGRGALLGYGQRSSQRAAVMLEIFLDAPVTPLELKDPHLYHLDTALHVLSDGTALVCPDAFTPAALRTLERTEGIRQVLSVPREEAIGFGLNLVEVGSTVFVGARTAWVQALLRAQGRCPVELPLDQFHLAGGSAACLVSQLHPAGPAASDARPLPSSRMRPEPSPDSGQGPSGYLQ is encoded by the coding sequence ATGAAGGTCGGCGCCGTCAACTGGCGCCGCGCGCGCGCCCAGCACCGGCTCTTCCGCCGCGCCCTGCGCGCAGCGGGCGCCCACTTGCTGGAGCTGCCCTTCGTGCACGGGGCCTACGACTGCGTCTTCGCCAAGGACAACGCCGTGCTGCTGGAGAAGCGCGGCCAGCGGCGCGCCCTCTTGGCCTCTCCCGTCTTCCGCCAGCGCCAGCAGGAGCAACAGGCCCGGGCGCGCGTGCTGGACCGGCTCGGCTTCGACATCTTCAGCCCCCCGCCCGTGGCCTTCGAGGGGGGAGATCTCGCGATCCTGCCCGGCGGCCGGGGCGCGCTCCTGGGCTACGGCCAGCGCTCCTCCCAGCGCGCGGCGGTGATGCTGGAGATCTTCCTCGATGCGCCCGTGACGCCGCTGGAGCTGAAGGATCCGCACCTCTACCACCTGGACACCGCGCTGCACGTGCTGTCGGACGGCACCGCGCTGGTGTGCCCCGATGCCTTCACGCCCGCGGCGCTGCGCACCCTGGAGCGCACCGAGGGCATCCGCCAGGTGCTGAGCGTTCCGCGCGAGGAGGCGATCGGCTTCGGCCTCAACCTCGTGGAGGTGGGCAGCACGGTGTTCGTGGGCGCGCGCACCGCCTGGGTGCAGGCCCTGCTGCGCGCCCAGGGCCGCTGCCCGGTGGAGCTGCCCCTGGACCAGTTCCACCTCGCCGGGGGAAGCGCCGCGTGCCTCGTCTCCCAGCTCCACCCGGCCGGCCCGGCCGCGAGCGATGCGCGGCCGCTGCCGTCCTCGCGGATGCGCCCGGAGCCCTCGCCGGACTCCGGCCAGGGCCCGTCCGGGTATCTCCAGTAG